A part of Ziziphus jujuba cultivar Dongzao chromosome 8, ASM3175591v1 genomic DNA contains:
- the LOC107414935 gene encoding SWR1 complex subunit 2 isoform X2 produces MDASMDDAPVLLDRASRASRGKRMTKLLDDEIEEDELFWNQDALKEEEDDTNYEEEQEVADEFDSDFDEDEPEPEEEAENNEPDDRVRPKKRLIFPGKTLAKRKKKKKVLSDLEGSPKDEDETINEQSTEQQHHHHDAPEEGEGERTVRKSTRTAVIIRQAERDAIRAALQATMRPIKRKKEGEEKRMTQEEMLLEAAQTEIMNLRNLERVLAREEEVKKRAIVHKAIYSGPQVRYFSKDGYSSLEFSKGLSFQSEISTTPIPYPEKAVCAITGLPAKYRDPRTGLPYATKEAFKIIRERVKIVVSRNIWTWEIYLIHFLGKVFQQGIRDQQSQLKMKRHFLGIWHVSAEFQRLKMKIQISCHEKPFDKDIRIRW; encoded by the exons ATGGACGCCTCCATGGATGACGCTCCCGTTCTTCTCGACCGCGCTTCTCGAGCTAGCAGAGGGAAGAG GATGACAAAGTTGCTGGACGACGAAATTGAAGAGGACGAGTTGTTTTGGAACCAGGATGCTCTCAAAgag GAAGAGGATGATACTAACTATGAAGAAGAGCAAGAGGTTGCTGATGAGTTCGATAGCGATTTCGACGAAGAT GAACCTGAGCCAGAAGAAGAAGCGGAAAACAATGAACCAGACGACAG GGTGCGGCCCAAGAAGCGGCTAATTTTTCCGGGAAAAACATTggcaaagagaaagaagaaaaagaaagtgctTTCGGATCTTGAAGGTTCTCCCAAGGATGAAGATGAAACAATAAATGAACAGTCTACAGAGCAGCAGCATCATCATCATGACGCCCctgaagaaggagaaggagagaGAACAGTGAGAAAATCTACCAGAACTGCTGTCATTATTAGGCAAGCTGAGAGAGATGCAATACGTGCAGCCTTGCAAGCCACTATGAGG ccaataaagagaaaaaaggagGGTGAAGAGAAGAGGATGACCCAGGAAGAGATGCTTTTGGAAGCAGCCCAAACAG AAATAATGAATTTGAGGAACCTGGAGCGTGTTTTAGCAAGGGAGGAAGAAGTTAAGAAAAGAGCTATCGTGCATAAAGCTATCTATAGTGGCCCACAAGTACGATACTTTTCAAAAGATG GTTATTCATCTTTGGAATTCAGTAAAGGATTGTCATTTCAGTCAGAGATTTCCACTACTCCGATTCCAT ATCCTGAGAAAGCTGTCTGTGCCATTACCGGTTTACCTGCCAA GTATCGTGACCCAAGGACAGGGCTACCTTATGCAACAAAAGAAGCGTTTAAAATCATACGAGAGCG GGTGAAAATAGTGGTGTCCAGAAACATATGGACATGGGAAATTTATTTGATTCACTTTCTGGGAAAGGTTTTTCAGCAAGGCATAAGAGATCAGCAAAGTCAATTAAAAATGAAGCGTCATTTTCTCGGCATTTGGCACGTTTCCGCAGAATTCCAGCGCTTGAAGATGAAGATTCAGATTAGCTGCCATG AGAAACCCTTTGACAAAGATATAAGGATTCGATGGTGA
- the LOC107414935 gene encoding SWR1 complex subunit 2 isoform X1 has product MDASMDDAPVLLDRASRASRGKRMTKLLDDEIEEDELFWNQDALKEEEDDTNYEEEQEVADEFDSDFDEDEPEPEEEAENNEPDDRVRPKKRLIFPGKTLAKRKKKKKVLSDLEGSPKDEDETINEQSTEQQHHHHDAPEEGEGERTVRKSTRTAVIIRQAERDAIRAALQATMRPIKRKKEGEEKRMTQEEMLLEAAQTEIMNLRNLERVLAREEEVKKRAIVHKAIYSGPQVRYFSKDGYSSLEFSKGLSFQSEISTTPIPYPEKAVCAITGLPAKYRDPRTGLPYATKEAFKIIRERVKIVVSRNIWTWEIYLIHFLGKVFQQGIRDQQSQLKMKRHFLGIWHVSAEFQRLKMKIQISCHAEKPFDKDIRIRW; this is encoded by the exons ATGGACGCCTCCATGGATGACGCTCCCGTTCTTCTCGACCGCGCTTCTCGAGCTAGCAGAGGGAAGAG GATGACAAAGTTGCTGGACGACGAAATTGAAGAGGACGAGTTGTTTTGGAACCAGGATGCTCTCAAAgag GAAGAGGATGATACTAACTATGAAGAAGAGCAAGAGGTTGCTGATGAGTTCGATAGCGATTTCGACGAAGAT GAACCTGAGCCAGAAGAAGAAGCGGAAAACAATGAACCAGACGACAG GGTGCGGCCCAAGAAGCGGCTAATTTTTCCGGGAAAAACATTggcaaagagaaagaagaaaaagaaagtgctTTCGGATCTTGAAGGTTCTCCCAAGGATGAAGATGAAACAATAAATGAACAGTCTACAGAGCAGCAGCATCATCATCATGACGCCCctgaagaaggagaaggagagaGAACAGTGAGAAAATCTACCAGAACTGCTGTCATTATTAGGCAAGCTGAGAGAGATGCAATACGTGCAGCCTTGCAAGCCACTATGAGG ccaataaagagaaaaaaggagGGTGAAGAGAAGAGGATGACCCAGGAAGAGATGCTTTTGGAAGCAGCCCAAACAG AAATAATGAATTTGAGGAACCTGGAGCGTGTTTTAGCAAGGGAGGAAGAAGTTAAGAAAAGAGCTATCGTGCATAAAGCTATCTATAGTGGCCCACAAGTACGATACTTTTCAAAAGATG GTTATTCATCTTTGGAATTCAGTAAAGGATTGTCATTTCAGTCAGAGATTTCCACTACTCCGATTCCAT ATCCTGAGAAAGCTGTCTGTGCCATTACCGGTTTACCTGCCAA GTATCGTGACCCAAGGACAGGGCTACCTTATGCAACAAAAGAAGCGTTTAAAATCATACGAGAGCG GGTGAAAATAGTGGTGTCCAGAAACATATGGACATGGGAAATTTATTTGATTCACTTTCTGGGAAAGGTTTTTCAGCAAGGCATAAGAGATCAGCAAAGTCAATTAAAAATGAAGCGTCATTTTCTCGGCATTTGGCACGTTTCCGCAGAATTCCAGCGCTTGAAGATGAAGATTCAGATTAGCTGCCATG CAGAGAAACCCTTTGACAAAGATATAAGGATTCGATGGTGA